A single genomic interval of Methanocorpusculum sp. harbors:
- the dcd gene encoding dCTP deaminase, translating to MILVDWEIADHIKRGYIGIDPFDPALVQPNSLDIRLGNHFVWYEPCDDVIDPYQKETLYTHTQERKGTYFDIQPGQFVLAETLETVTLPDNIVSSIEGKSSVARLGIALHQTGGWIDAGFSGTITLEMCNSNCRPVRVYAGMPIGQLVFYVTKRCECPYNKKPDAKYQNQKNATISRYDKNMLKNVE from the coding sequence ATGATTCTGGTAGACTGGGAAATTGCAGACCATATCAAAAGGGGGTACATCGGCATCGATCCATTCGATCCGGCGCTTGTTCAGCCCAACTCCCTTGATATCCGCCTTGGTAATCATTTTGTCTGGTATGAACCATGCGATGATGTGATCGACCCTTATCAAAAAGAGACCCTTTACACCCATACACAAGAACGAAAAGGAACCTATTTTGACATCCAGCCAGGACAGTTCGTCCTTGCGGAAACTTTGGAAACCGTGACGCTGCCCGATAACATCGTCTCCTCCATCGAAGGAAAGAGCAGTGTGGCACGCCTCGGCATCGCCCTCCATCAGACCGGAGGCTGGATCGATGCAGGATTTTCCGGAACCATCACCCTTGAGATGTGCAACTCGAACTGCCGTCCCGTCCGCGTATATGCAGGCATGCCGATCGGCCAGCTCGTCTTCTACGTGACCAAACGCTGCGAATGCCCATACAATAAAAAACCGGATGCAAAATATCAGAATCAGAAAAACGCCACCATCTCCCGTTATGATAAAAATATGCTGAAAAACGTGGAGTGA